The Phoenix dactylifera cultivar Barhee BC4 chromosome 15, palm_55x_up_171113_PBpolish2nd_filt_p, whole genome shotgun sequence genome contains a region encoding:
- the LOC103705773 gene encoding protein ELF4-LIKE 3-like yields the protein MMEGDTFSGLGNGTQVDNKTLQTFQKSFVQVQSILDHNRLLINEINQNHESKIPDNLTRNVGLIRELNNNIRRVVDLYADLSFSFTKSMEASSEGDSDGKPGHKRNRPG from the coding sequence ATGATGGAGGGGGACACCTTCTCAGGCCTCGGCAACGGAACCCAAGTGGACAACAAAACTCTCCAAACCTTCCAGAAGAGCTTTGTCCAGGTCCAGAGCATCCTGGATCACAACAGGCTATTGATCAATGAGATCAACCAGAACCATGAGTCGAAGATCCCCGACAACCTCACCCGGAATGTTGGCCTAATCCGAGAGCTCAACAACAACATCCGGCGAGTCGTCGACCTCTACGccgacctctccttctcctttacCAAATCCATGGAGGCGTCCTCCGAGGGGGACTCGGATGGCAAGCCCGGTCACAAGCGAAATAGGCCCGGCTAG
- the LOC103705774 gene encoding 40S ribosomal protein S3-3-like codes for MATQMSKKRKFVADGVFFAELNEVLTRELAEDGYSGVEVRVTPMRTEIIIRATRTQNVLGEKGRRIRELTSVVQKRFNFPENSVELYAEKVNNRGLCAIAQAESLRYKLLGGLAVRRACYGVLRFIMESGAKGCEVIVSGKLRAQRAKSMKFKDGYMISSGQPVNEYIDSAVRHVLLRQGVLGIKVKIMLDWDPKGKQGPTTPLPDLVTIHTPKDEDEYLRPPAMIATEIDVPAA; via the exons ATGGCGACTCAGATGAGCAAGAAGCGAAAG TTCGTGGCGGATGGAGTTTTCTTCGCGGAGTTGAATGAGGTGCTTACCAGAGAGCTCGCGGAGGATGGGTACTCCGGCGTCGAGGTTAGGGTGACCCCTATGAGAACCGAGATCATCATCAGGGCCACTCGGACCCAGAACGTACTCG gtgagaaggggagaaggatTAGGGAATTGACTTCAGTGGTCCAGAAAAGATTCAATTTTCCGGAGAACAGCGTCGAGCTGTATGCCGAGAAGGTTAACAATCGGGGGCTCTGTGCTATTGCGCAGGCTGAGTCCCTTCGGTACAAGCTCCTTGGAGGCCTCGCTGTTCGGAG GGCATGCTATGGTGttctgagatttatcatggaGAGTGGTGCCAAGGGATGTGAG GTGATTGTAAGTGGAAAGCTTCGGGCACAACGTGCTAAATCCATGAAGTTCAAGGATGGGTATATGATTTCTTCTGGTCAGCCTGTTAATGAATATATTGACTCGGCAGTGAGACATGTTCTTCTGAGACAG GGTGTTCTTGGGATCAAGGTCAAGATTATGCTGGATTGGGATCCAAAGGGCAAGCAGGGTCCTACAACACCACTGCCAGATCTGGTCACCATTCACACTCCGAAGGATGAGGATGAGTACTTGAGGCCACCTGCAATGATAGCCACAGAGATAGATGTCCCAGCGGCTTAA